Proteins encoded within one genomic window of Mycolicibacterium monacense:
- a CDS encoding Nif3-like dinuclear metal center hexameric protein, whose product MSVRLADVIGVLDEAYPPRLAEDWDSVGLVCGDPDEPVESVTVAVDATEAVIAEVPERGLLLAHHPLLLRGVDSVAASTPKGALVHSLIRTGRSLFTAHTNADSASPGVSDALADALGLTVEEVLSPIAADTELDKWVVYVPAENADAVREAMFGAGAGQIGDYSHCSWSAPGTGQFLPHEGASPAVGSVGSVERVAEERVEVIAPSARRRDLLNAVRGAHPYEEPAFDIFDIAPIPGDVGIGRIASLPTPETLSDFVSRVNAALPATTWGVRAAGDPSTVVSRVAVCGGAGDSLLGAVSRAGVQAYLTADLRHHPADEHRRASPVALVDVAHWASEFPWCEQAAGVLRRHFSDALPVRVCALRTDPWNLGTGRETSES is encoded by the coding sequence ATGAGCGTACGGCTGGCCGACGTCATCGGCGTGCTCGACGAGGCGTATCCGCCGCGATTGGCCGAGGACTGGGATTCGGTCGGGCTGGTGTGCGGTGACCCCGACGAACCCGTGGAATCGGTGACCGTCGCGGTCGACGCCACCGAGGCCGTCATCGCCGAAGTGCCCGAGCGGGGGCTCCTGCTGGCGCATCATCCGCTGTTGTTGCGGGGGGTGGATTCCGTCGCGGCGAGCACCCCCAAGGGTGCGCTGGTGCATTCGCTCATCCGCACCGGACGGTCCCTGTTCACCGCGCACACCAACGCCGACTCCGCGTCGCCGGGGGTGTCCGATGCGCTGGCCGACGCGCTCGGGCTCACCGTCGAGGAGGTGCTCTCACCGATCGCCGCCGACACCGAACTGGACAAATGGGTGGTCTACGTACCCGCAGAGAACGCGGATGCGGTGCGCGAGGCCATGTTCGGTGCGGGTGCCGGTCAGATCGGTGACTACTCGCACTGCAGCTGGAGCGCGCCGGGCACCGGACAGTTCCTGCCCCACGAGGGAGCCTCACCGGCCGTCGGCAGCGTCGGCTCGGTCGAGCGCGTCGCCGAAGAACGCGTCGAGGTGATCGCGCCGTCGGCGCGGCGCCGTGACCTGCTCAACGCGGTGCGTGGCGCACATCCCTACGAGGAGCCCGCGTTCGACATCTTCGACATCGCGCCGATCCCCGGCGACGTCGGAATCGGCCGAATCGCGTCGTTGCCGACACCGGAAACGTTGTCCGACTTCGTGTCCCGGGTCAACGCCGCGTTGCCCGCCACCACCTGGGGGGTGCGCGCCGCGGGGGATCCGTCGACCGTGGTGTCACGGGTGGCGGTGTGCGGGGGAGCGGGTGACTCGCTGCTCGGCGCGGTGTCGCGCGCGGGGGTACAGGCTTATCTGACCGCCGATCTGCGCCACCATCCCGCCGACGAGCACCGGCGGGCGTCGCCGGTGGCGCTGGTCGACGTCGCACACTGGGCAAGCGAGTTCCCGTGGTGCGAACAGGCCGCCGGTGTGCTGCGGCGCCACTTCTCTGATGCGTTGCCGGTGCGGGTCTGTGCCCTGCGCACCGATCCATGGAACCTAGGAACTGGTAGGGAAACAAGTGAAAGCTGA
- a CDS encoding zinc ribbon domain-containing protein: MKADVWQQHSLLQLAEVDAGLARIEHRVRKLPEQDELDRVRAEHGAATDKVAVLGIAMDDLDEQVAKFESEIDAVRQREDRDRALLEGDSVGAKQVAELQHELETLERRQASLEDSLLELMERREELAAQRAAELARVDELQITLSAAQRAVADAVAELDGSRQENLSRREELLGSLQSDLVDLYERQRARGGAGAGQLQGRRCGACRLEIDRGEMARISAAPDDEVLRCPECNAILVRAEGFKK, encoded by the coding sequence GTGAAAGCTGATGTCTGGCAGCAACATTCGTTGCTACAGCTGGCCGAGGTGGACGCCGGGCTGGCGCGGATCGAACACCGGGTGCGCAAGCTGCCCGAACAGGACGAACTCGACCGGGTCCGCGCCGAACACGGTGCGGCCACCGACAAGGTCGCGGTGCTCGGCATCGCGATGGACGATCTCGACGAGCAGGTGGCCAAGTTCGAGTCCGAGATCGACGCCGTCCGTCAGCGCGAAGACCGCGACCGGGCCCTGCTGGAGGGTGACAGCGTCGGCGCCAAACAGGTCGCCGAGTTGCAGCACGAACTCGAGACGCTCGAACGTCGCCAGGCGAGCCTCGAGGACTCCCTGCTGGAGCTGATGGAGCGCCGCGAGGAACTGGCCGCCCAGCGCGCGGCGGAACTCGCGCGCGTCGACGAACTGCAGATCACGCTGTCGGCAGCTCAGCGCGCGGTCGCCGACGCGGTGGCCGAACTGGACGGATCCCGGCAGGAGAACCTCAGCCGGCGCGAGGAGCTGCTGGGGTCCCTGCAGTCCGACCTCGTCGACCTCTACGAGCGGCAACGAGCCCGTGGCGGTGCGGGCGCCGGGCAGTTGCAGGGTCGCCGATGCGGCGCCTGCCGCCTCGAGATCGACCGGGGCGAGATGGCCCGCATCTCGGCCGCGCCCGACGACGAGGTGCTGCGCTGCCCCGAGTGCAACGCAATTTTGGTGCGCGCGGAGGGCTTCAAGAAGTGA
- a CDS encoding bifunctional RNase H/acid phosphatase, with amino-acid sequence MKVLVEADGGSRGNPGPAGYGSVVWSEDRSSVLAEAKQSIGRATNNVAEYRGLIAGLEEAANVGATEVAVSMDSKLIVEQMAGRWRVKHPDLIPLYQRARELAEGFDRVTYSWIPRAANARADRLANEAMDAAQGIDPPPRTAAPAASTHTPTSPAGWTGARGEPTRFLLLRHGQTELSVERRYSGRGNPALTELGRSQAGAAAAYLAGRGGIDAVITSPLQRAYDTATAAAKTLGLDVTVDEDLIETDFGAWEGLTFGEASQRDPELHGRWLRDTSVDPPGGESFDTVAHRVRRARNRIIADHGASTVLVVSHVTPIKTMLRLALNAGEGILYRLHLDLASLSIAEFYPDGGSSVRLVNQTAHL; translated from the coding sequence GTGAAGGTTCTCGTCGAGGCCGACGGCGGCTCGCGGGGCAACCCCGGACCGGCGGGCTACGGCTCGGTGGTCTGGTCGGAGGACCGGTCGTCGGTGCTCGCCGAGGCCAAACAGTCGATCGGCCGGGCCACCAACAACGTCGCCGAGTACCGCGGGTTGATCGCCGGTCTCGAGGAGGCCGCCAACGTCGGCGCCACCGAGGTCGCGGTGTCGATGGACTCCAAACTCATCGTCGAGCAGATGGCGGGCCGCTGGCGGGTCAAACACCCCGACCTGATTCCGCTGTATCAGCGGGCGCGGGAACTGGCCGAGGGGTTCGACCGCGTCACGTATTCGTGGATTCCGCGGGCCGCCAACGCCCGCGCCGACCGGCTGGCCAACGAGGCGATGGACGCCGCGCAGGGTATCGACCCCCCGCCGCGCACGGCCGCCCCCGCCGCGTCCACCCACACCCCCACGTCACCGGCCGGCTGGACGGGTGCGCGGGGGGAGCCGACACGGTTCCTGCTGCTGCGCCACGGACAGACCGAGCTGTCGGTGGAGCGCCGGTACTCCGGGCGCGGCAACCCGGCGCTGACCGAACTGGGCCGCAGCCAGGCCGGCGCCGCGGCCGCCTACCTCGCGGGTCGGGGCGGCATCGACGCCGTCATCACCTCACCGCTGCAGCGCGCCTACGACACCGCGACCGCTGCCGCCAAGACGCTCGGACTGGACGTCACCGTCGACGAGGATCTGATCGAGACGGATTTCGGCGCCTGGGAAGGGCTGACATTCGGCGAAGCGTCGCAACGGGATCCGGAGCTGCACGGCCGCTGGCTGCGCGACACCAGCGTCGACCCGCCCGGCGGGGAGAGCTTCGACACCGTCGCCCACCGGGTGCGGCGGGCCCGCAACCGCATCATCGCCGACCACGGCGCCTCGACGGTGCTGGTGGTCTCCCACGTCACGCCGATCAAGACGATGCTGCGGCTGGCGCTCAACGCCGGGGAAGGCATCCTGTACCGGCTGCACCTGGATCTCGCCTCGCTGAGCATCGCGGAGTTCTACCCCGACGGTGGATCGTCGGTGCGGCTGGTCAACCAGACCGCCCACCTCTAG
- a CDS encoding helix-turn-helix domain-containing protein, producing the protein MQANEASEDSVDQRVRKRLRELRRQRGFTLEEVAARSAIDVSTLSRLESGKRRLALDHLPRLAAALAVTTDELLRSPEAEDPRVRSDSHTRHGVTYWPLTRQGSPSGLHAFKLRVSARRRKPPEDLPVHEGQDWMYVLSGRLRLILGDRDFIVEPGEAVEFSTWTPHWFGVVDGPVEAIGIFGPHGERLHLHT; encoded by the coding sequence ATGCAGGCAAACGAGGCGTCCGAGGACAGCGTGGACCAACGGGTACGCAAGCGGTTGCGGGAACTGCGCCGCCAGCGTGGGTTCACCCTCGAGGAGGTGGCGGCCAGGTCGGCCATCGACGTGTCGACGCTGAGCCGCCTGGAGTCCGGTAAGCGACGCTTGGCCCTCGACCATCTCCCCCGGTTGGCCGCCGCGCTGGCGGTCACCACCGACGAACTGCTGCGCAGCCCGGAGGCGGAGGACCCGCGGGTGCGTTCGGATTCGCACACCCGCCACGGGGTCACGTACTGGCCGCTGACCCGTCAGGGGTCGCCGAGCGGTCTGCACGCGTTCAAGCTCCGGGTCAGCGCCCGCAGGCGCAAACCACCCGAAGACCTACCCGTGCACGAGGGTCAGGACTGGATGTACGTGCTGTCCGGACGGCTGCGGCTGATCCTCGGCGACCGCGACTTCATCGTCGAACCCGGTGAGGCCGTTGAGTTCTCGACGTGGACACCGCACTGGTTCGGGGTGGTCGACGGCCCGGTGGAGGCGATCGGGATCTTCGGCCCGCACGGCGAGCGCCTCCACCTGCACACCTAG
- a CDS encoding NAD(P)/FAD-dependent oxidoreductase: MDDIWDCVIIGGGAAGLSAALVLGRARRRTLVVDAGEPSNAVAHGIGGLLGHDGRAPAELYAAGRAELTRYPQVQLRTGVVTDVRRGEQFTVELADGTVELARRIVLATGMQYRLQEVPGLAQMWGDAVFHCPFCHGWEVRDAPVAVLADGARAVHAGLLLRGWSDDIVVLAGDVGDDRVLLEAAGILIEGRPVTEVRAAGEGLEVVFADGSVLGRRALMVAASVGQRSALAERLGVRFGEPNPLSAEAVWVDEFGRTSVPGVFAAGDVTVALPQVAAAIAAGSKVAAAVMQSLLADEFGLPVPAWKEDVNV, from the coding sequence ATGGACGACATCTGGGATTGCGTGATCATCGGCGGCGGCGCCGCCGGACTGAGCGCCGCGCTGGTACTGGGGCGGGCGCGCCGCCGCACACTCGTGGTGGATGCCGGTGAGCCGAGTAATGCGGTGGCGCACGGGATCGGCGGGCTGCTCGGACACGACGGGCGGGCGCCGGCGGAGCTGTACGCCGCCGGGCGAGCGGAGCTGACGAGATACCCGCAGGTGCAACTGCGCACCGGAGTGGTGACCGACGTGCGGCGGGGCGAGCAGTTCACCGTCGAACTGGCCGACGGCACAGTCGAACTCGCGCGACGCATCGTGCTCGCGACCGGTATGCAGTACCGCCTGCAGGAAGTTCCCGGCCTGGCGCAGATGTGGGGCGATGCGGTGTTCCACTGCCCGTTCTGTCACGGCTGGGAGGTGCGTGACGCCCCGGTCGCGGTGCTGGCCGACGGCGCCCGGGCGGTGCACGCCGGACTGCTCCTGCGCGGGTGGAGTGACGACATCGTGGTGCTCGCAGGAGATGTCGGCGACGACCGCGTGCTGCTGGAGGCCGCGGGCATCCTGATCGAAGGACGGCCGGTCACCGAGGTGCGCGCGGCCGGAGAGGGTCTCGAGGTCGTCTTCGCCGACGGTTCGGTACTGGGCCGGCGGGCGCTGATGGTCGCGGCGTCGGTGGGTCAGCGGTCCGCGCTGGCCGAACGGCTCGGCGTGCGGTTCGGTGAGCCGAATCCCCTTTCGGCCGAGGCGGTCTGGGTCGACGAGTTCGGCCGCACGTCGGTGCCCGGGGTGTTCGCCGCCGGTGACGTCACCGTGGCGCTGCCGCAGGTGGCCGCGGCGATCGCGGCCGGTTCGAAGGTGGCCGCGGCGGTCATGCAGAGCCTGCTGGCCGACGAGTTCGGATTGCCGGTACCGGCATGGAAGGAGGACGTGAATGTCTGA
- a CDS encoding class I SAM-dependent methyltransferase — MSETVEFWEEHYGAKDRVWSGRVNVRLAEIVEPLPPGRALDLGCGEGADAIWLAGHGWQVVGVDVSHTALQRAAEDAAAAGVAERVRFEQHDLAETFPEGRFDLVSAQFFHSPLDVDRTGALRRAADAVTVGGLLLIVDHGATPEWTWKDGHPHDLPSLQDALASLAVDPEAWEELRVEAVERDGVSPDGQPVTWLDNVILLRRR; from the coding sequence ATGTCTGAGACGGTGGAGTTCTGGGAGGAGCACTACGGCGCGAAGGACCGGGTGTGGAGCGGCCGGGTCAATGTTCGGCTGGCCGAGATCGTCGAACCGTTGCCGCCGGGGCGCGCGCTCGACCTCGGCTGCGGCGAGGGTGCGGATGCGATCTGGCTGGCCGGGCACGGATGGCAGGTGGTCGGCGTGGACGTCTCGCACACCGCGCTGCAACGGGCCGCCGAGGACGCCGCGGCAGCCGGGGTGGCCGAGCGTGTCCGGTTCGAACAGCACGACCTGGCCGAGACGTTCCCCGAGGGGCGGTTCGACCTGGTGTCGGCGCAGTTCTTCCATTCCCCGCTCGACGTGGACCGCACCGGTGCGCTGCGCCGGGCGGCCGATGCCGTCACGGTGGGCGGGCTGCTGCTGATCGTCGATCACGGAGCGACGCCGGAGTGGACGTGGAAGGACGGGCACCCGCACGATCTGCCGTCGCTGCAGGACGCCCTGGCGTCGCTGGCGGTGGACCCCGAGGCCTGGGAGGAACTCCGGGTCGAGGCGGTCGAGCGGGACGGGGTGAGCCCCGACGGGCAGCCGGTGACGTGGCTGGACAACGTCATCCTGTTGCGGCGCCGCTGA
- a CDS encoding CPBP family intramembrane glutamic endopeptidase, giving the protein MCPAPDAVLQENHPTARAWAEPRGVRRRGVGWFLILAFAGAWIPWFGVHLAGGSLDDPVIQLLTAAFVPALAACVVRRWVTRQGFRDSGMRLRLRTSWRHYAAAVTIPWGVLLLAVGIAAATGMWSPQSTDLSASSWLYLAAGPLICIALSPVFWGEEYGWTAYLRDRLVPGRPILTTFLTGLIWGLWHWPLPWVGYFGGDAPVSDAVWGMLLWLPLSILLEFLIGWLWSETGSVWPGAMLHAGANMVASLGMMVVFGDAVGITGTTVLLCAALVPFVLAVVLTGHTAGRIRPISGAATG; this is encoded by the coding sequence ATGTGCCCGGCACCTGACGCAGTCCTGCAGGAGAACCATCCGACCGCGAGGGCGTGGGCCGAACCCCGCGGCGTCCGCCGACGGGGTGTCGGCTGGTTCCTGATCCTGGCGTTCGCCGGCGCATGGATCCCCTGGTTCGGCGTCCACCTGGCGGGCGGGTCGTTGGACGATCCCGTCATCCAACTGCTCACCGCCGCCTTCGTCCCCGCCCTGGCCGCCTGCGTGGTGCGTCGATGGGTGACCCGGCAGGGTTTTCGCGATTCCGGCATGCGGTTGCGGCTGCGGACATCGTGGCGGCATTACGCGGCGGCCGTGACGATCCCGTGGGGTGTGCTGCTCCTGGCCGTCGGTATCGCCGCGGCGACCGGCATGTGGTCACCGCAATCGACGGATCTGAGTGCGTCCTCGTGGCTGTACCTGGCCGCAGGCCCGCTGATCTGCATCGCGCTGTCGCCGGTCTTCTGGGGTGAGGAGTACGGCTGGACGGCGTACCTGCGCGACCGCCTCGTGCCCGGCCGTCCGATCCTCACCACGTTCCTCACCGGGCTGATCTGGGGGCTGTGGCACTGGCCGCTGCCCTGGGTGGGCTACTTCGGCGGCGACGCCCCGGTGTCGGATGCGGTGTGGGGCATGCTGCTGTGGCTGCCGCTGAGCATCCTGCTCGAGTTCCTGATCGGCTGGCTGTGGTCGGAGACCGGGTCGGTGTGGCCGGGGGCGATGCTGCACGCCGGCGCCAACATGGTGGCGTCGCTGGGGATGATGGTCGTCTTCGGCGACGCGGTCGGCATCACCGGTACGACGGTGCTGCTGTGCGCCGCCTTGGTGCCGTTCGTGCTCGCAGTCGTCCTCACCGGCCACACCGCGGGCCGGATCCGTCCGATCAGCGGCGCCGCAACAGGATGA
- a CDS encoding VOC family protein — translation MKIASAHLWVHDQQAALEFWTSKVGMEVRQDVSLPDVDGMFRWLTVGPPGQDDVSIVLMAVPGRPVMDEATRQQVLDLTAKGFAGTVFLTTDDCQRSYEELSARGVEFTETPHEMPYGIDSGFRDPSGNSVRLTQLAEVPVT, via the coding sequence ATGAAGATCGCAAGTGCCCACCTGTGGGTTCATGACCAGCAAGCAGCGCTCGAATTCTGGACCTCGAAGGTCGGAATGGAAGTGCGCCAGGATGTTTCACTACCCGATGTGGACGGGATGTTCCGGTGGCTGACCGTCGGACCGCCCGGACAGGACGACGTGTCGATCGTCCTGATGGCCGTCCCCGGCCGACCCGTGATGGACGAGGCCACCCGTCAGCAGGTGCTCGACCTGACCGCGAAGGGCTTCGCCGGGACGGTGTTCCTCACCACCGACGACTGCCAACGCAGCTACGAGGAGTTGTCCGCCCGCGGAGTCGAGTTCACCGAGACACCGCACGAGATGCCGTACGGGATCGACTCCGGATTCCGCGATCCGTCGGGCAACAGCGTGCGGTTGACGCAGCTGGCGGAGGTGCCGGTCACGTAA
- a CDS encoding helix-turn-helix domain-containing protein, with translation MPQVPPARYLQRARDLVDARYAEPITVDDLAAAAGLSRAHFSRMFTRTFGESPREYLQTRRLERAAALLRYTDRSVADICAMVGLQSVGSFTTSFARVYGLPPAAYRASLPPAATYARVPTCILKRDTRPPADSRVKTAHGEKTKAPVRS, from the coding sequence ATGCCGCAGGTGCCGCCGGCCCGCTATCTGCAGCGTGCCCGTGACCTCGTCGACGCCCGGTACGCCGAGCCGATCACCGTCGACGACCTCGCCGCGGCCGCCGGTCTGTCGCGGGCGCACTTCAGCCGCATGTTCACCCGCACCTTCGGGGAGTCGCCGCGCGAGTACCTGCAGACCCGCCGACTCGAACGCGCCGCCGCGCTGTTGCGTTACACCGACCGTTCGGTGGCCGACATCTGCGCGATGGTCGGGCTGCAGAGCGTCGGGTCGTTCACCACCAGCTTCGCCCGGGTCTACGGTCTGCCGCCAGCCGCCTACCGGGCCAGCCTGCCCCCGGCGGCCACGTACGCGCGGGTGCCGACATGCATCCTCAAGCGCGACACCCGTCCGCCCGCCGACAGCCGGGTGAAGACAGCACACGGGGAGAAGACGAAGGCGCCCGTCCGGTCGTAG
- a CDS encoding CYTH and CHAD domain-containing protein — protein MAAKTPKTSRYTEVERKFEVAEPDSAESTVSPSFDGLSAVARVERLPVQQLDAVYFDTPGLDLAAHRITLRRRTGGTDAGWHLKLPAGPDARTEVRAPLDGAENEVPDELRDVVLAIVRDRPLAPVARISTRRTVDLLHGPAGDAVAEFCDDEVTASAEGGEEQRWREWELELTGAGDAKLLDRLTNRLLDAGASPAGHGSKLGRVLDTGQPDDEVKTHTEDPVRRAVAEQVEQLVEWDRAVRADVEDSVHQMRVTTRKIRSLLQSAEGVFGISDDAWVLDELRQLAAVLGVARDAEVLAERYANALDGLAPEMVRGPVRERLVEGAKRRYQSGWKRSLIAMRSQRYFRLLDALDGLVAAEPPGTGPGEEPKPTTIDSAYKRVRKAARKAAAAADTEADEALHRIRKGAKRLRYTAAATGKAKVSERAKAIQSLLGDHQDSVVSRTHLLHESEAAHAAGEDTFTYGLLYQMEFDAAEQSRAQVDGALRKLDKSVRKARKKDK, from the coding sequence ATGGCAGCCAAGACGCCCAAGACATCTCGGTACACCGAGGTGGAACGCAAGTTCGAGGTCGCGGAACCGGACAGCGCCGAGTCGACGGTCTCCCCGTCGTTCGACGGGCTCAGCGCGGTCGCTCGGGTCGAGCGCCTACCCGTTCAGCAACTCGACGCCGTGTACTTCGACACCCCCGGACTGGACCTCGCCGCGCACCGGATCACGTTGCGGCGCCGCACGGGTGGCACCGACGCCGGCTGGCATCTCAAACTCCCCGCGGGACCCGATGCGCGCACCGAGGTCCGCGCACCGCTCGACGGCGCTGAGAACGAGGTGCCCGACGAACTCCGCGACGTCGTGCTGGCGATCGTGCGGGACCGTCCACTCGCCCCGGTCGCGCGGATCAGCACGCGGCGCACCGTCGACCTGCTGCACGGGCCCGCCGGTGACGCGGTGGCCGAGTTCTGCGACGACGAGGTGACCGCCTCCGCGGAGGGCGGCGAGGAGCAGCGGTGGCGCGAGTGGGAGCTGGAACTGACCGGTGCGGGTGACGCGAAACTGCTCGACCGGTTGACGAACCGGCTGCTGGACGCCGGGGCCTCACCGGCCGGGCACGGGTCGAAGCTGGGCCGGGTGCTCGACACCGGACAACCCGACGACGAGGTGAAGACCCATACCGAGGATCCAGTGCGCCGGGCCGTCGCCGAACAGGTCGAGCAGCTGGTGGAGTGGGACCGCGCGGTGCGCGCCGACGTCGAGGACTCGGTCCACCAGATGCGGGTGACGACGCGCAAGATCCGCAGCCTGCTGCAGTCCGCCGAGGGCGTGTTCGGCATCTCGGACGACGCGTGGGTGCTCGACGAACTGCGCCAGCTGGCCGCGGTACTCGGGGTGGCGCGCGACGCCGAAGTGCTCGCCGAACGGTACGCCAACGCGCTCGACGGGTTGGCGCCCGAAATGGTGCGGGGGCCGGTGCGGGAGCGGCTGGTGGAAGGTGCGAAGCGGCGGTACCAGTCGGGGTGGAAACGGTCGCTGATCGCGATGCGTTCGCAGCGTTACTTCCGCCTGCTCGATGCCCTCGACGGTCTGGTGGCCGCCGAACCGCCGGGCACCGGCCCCGGTGAGGAGCCGAAGCCGACCACGATCGACTCCGCCTACAAGCGGGTCCGCAAAGCCGCCAGGAAGGCGGCAGCGGCCGCCGACACCGAAGCCGACGAGGCACTGCATCGAATCCGCAAGGGTGCGAAGCGACTTCGCTACACGGCGGCGGCCACCGGTAAGGCCAAGGTGTCGGAACGGGCCAAGGCGATCCAGTCGCTGCTCGGCGACCACCAGGACAGCGTGGTCAGCCGCACGCACCTGCTCCACGAGTCCGAGGCGGCGCATGCGGCCGGCGAGGACACGTTCACCTACGGACTGCTGTACCAGATGGAGTTCGACGCCGCCGAACAGTCGCGGGCACAGGTCGACGGCGCGCTGCGCAAACTCGACAAGTCGGTGCGCAAGGCCCGGAAGAAGGACAAGTGA
- a CDS encoding enoyl-CoA hydratase/isomerase family protein: protein MSEYEAITFEQSGPVARIVLNRPEAANGMNDTMTAELADAAARCDTSATKAVVLTGSGRFFCAGGDLKAFATAPSRGRFIKGVADDLHRAVSTFARMDAVLVTAVNGAAAGAGFSIAVAGDLVLAAESASFTMAYTKVGLSPDGSASYHLPRLIGMRRAQELMLTNRTLSAGEALDWGLVTDVVPDAELGDRATALADQLAGGSAPSHGAVKTLLLASLKNGLEEQMELEGRTIARRADSADGREGVDAFLAKRRADFA, encoded by the coding sequence GTGAGCGAATACGAGGCAATCACCTTCGAGCAGTCAGGTCCGGTGGCCCGGATCGTGTTGAACCGCCCGGAGGCGGCGAACGGGATGAACGACACCATGACCGCCGAACTCGCCGACGCCGCCGCGCGCTGCGACACCTCGGCGACCAAGGCGGTGGTGCTCACCGGGTCCGGCCGCTTCTTCTGTGCCGGAGGCGATCTCAAGGCTTTCGCGACGGCGCCGTCGCGGGGCCGGTTCATCAAGGGCGTCGCCGACGATCTGCACCGGGCCGTCTCGACATTCGCCCGGATGGACGCCGTGCTGGTGACCGCGGTCAACGGCGCCGCGGCCGGGGCCGGTTTCAGCATCGCCGTGGCCGGCGACCTGGTACTGGCCGCCGAATCCGCGTCGTTCACGATGGCCTACACCAAGGTCGGGCTGAGCCCGGACGGCAGCGCCTCGTACCACCTGCCGCGACTGATCGGGATGCGCCGCGCGCAGGAGCTCATGCTGACCAACCGCACACTGTCGGCCGGCGAAGCCCTCGACTGGGGTCTGGTCACCGACGTGGTACCCGACGCCGAACTCGGCGACCGCGCGACCGCGCTGGCCGATCAGTTGGCCGGCGGTTCGGCGCCGTCGCACGGTGCGGTCAAGACGCTGCTGCTGGCCTCGCTGAAGAACGGTCTCGAAGAGCAGATGGAACTCGAGGGCCGGACGATTGCGCGCCGCGCCGACTCCGCCGACGGCCGCGAAGGTGTCGACGCGTTCCTCGCCAAACGCAGGGCGGACTTCGCGTAA